From the genome of Globicephala melas chromosome 11, mGloMel1.2, whole genome shotgun sequence, one region includes:
- the STK19 gene encoding inactive serine/threonine-protein kinase 19 isoform X1: protein MNRKRHRLVPEAFGQKRRREGGDVEADPLRGESGSARAAVAELLRLFPRVLFEDALPPIALRSQVYSLVPDRTVADRQLKALQEQGEIRIIQLGFDLDAQGIIFTEDYRTRVLKACDGRPYAGAVQKFLASVLPACSDLSFQQDQMIQTFGFRDPEITQLVNAGVLTVRDAGSWWLAVPGAGRFIKYFVKGRQAVLGMVRKAKYRELLLSELLGRRAPAAARLGLAYHVHDLIGAQLVDCVSTTSGTLLRLPET, encoded by the exons ATGAACCGGAAGAGGCATCGCCTGGTCCCGGAGGCCTTCGGACAGAAGAGGCGGCGGGAAGGAGGGGATGTAGAGGCAGATCCTTTGCGGGGAGAGTCAG GGTCTGCGCGTGCGGCAGTTGCGGAGCTACTGCGGCTGTTCCCGCGAGTCCTGTTTGAGGATGCGCTACCGCCCATCGCGCTGAGGAGCCAGGTGTACAGCCTAGTGCCCGACCGGACGGTGGCTGACCGGCAGCTG AAGGCGCTTCAAGAGCAGGGGGAGATCAGAATCATCCAACTAGGCTTCGACTTGGACGCCCAAGGAATCATCTTCACTGAGGACTATAGGACCAGA GTCCTCAAGGCTTGTGATGGCCGCCCATACGCTGGTGCAGTGCAGAAGTTTCTGGCTTCAGTACTTCCAGCCTGTAGTGACCTTAGCTTCCAGCAGGACCAAATGATTCAGACCTTTGGCTTCAGGGACCCAGAAATCAC GCAGCTGGTGAATGCCGGGGTCCTCACTGTCCGAGATGCTGGAAGTTGGTGGCTAGCCGTGCCTGGAGCTGGGAgattcatcaaatattttgttaaag GGCGCCAGGCTGTACTCGGCATGGTCCGAAAGGCCAAGTACCGGGAGCTGCTCCTTTCAGAGCTCCTGGGCCGGCGGGCACCTGCCGCGGCACGACTCGGCCTCGCTTACCATGTGCATGACCTCATTGGGGCCCAGCTGGTGGACTG TGTCTCCACCACTTCTGGAACCCTCCTCCGCCTGCCAGAGACATGA
- the STK19 gene encoding inactive serine/threonine-protein kinase 19 isoform X2, protein MNRKRHRLVPEAFGQKRRREGGDVEADPLRGESGSARAAVAELLRLFPRVLFEDALPPIALRSQVYSLVPDRTVADRQLVLKACDGRPYAGAVQKFLASVLPACSDLSFQQDQMIQTFGFRDPEITQLVNAGVLTVRDAGSWWLAVPGAGRFIKYFVKGRQAVLGMVRKAKYRELLLSELLGRRAPAAARLGLAYHVHDLIGAQLVDCVSTTSGTLLRLPET, encoded by the exons ATGAACCGGAAGAGGCATCGCCTGGTCCCGGAGGCCTTCGGACAGAAGAGGCGGCGGGAAGGAGGGGATGTAGAGGCAGATCCTTTGCGGGGAGAGTCAG GGTCTGCGCGTGCGGCAGTTGCGGAGCTACTGCGGCTGTTCCCGCGAGTCCTGTTTGAGGATGCGCTACCGCCCATCGCGCTGAGGAGCCAGGTGTACAGCCTAGTGCCCGACCGGACGGTGGCTGACCGGCAGCTG GTCCTCAAGGCTTGTGATGGCCGCCCATACGCTGGTGCAGTGCAGAAGTTTCTGGCTTCAGTACTTCCAGCCTGTAGTGACCTTAGCTTCCAGCAGGACCAAATGATTCAGACCTTTGGCTTCAGGGACCCAGAAATCAC GCAGCTGGTGAATGCCGGGGTCCTCACTGTCCGAGATGCTGGAAGTTGGTGGCTAGCCGTGCCTGGAGCTGGGAgattcatcaaatattttgttaaag GGCGCCAGGCTGTACTCGGCATGGTCCGAAAGGCCAAGTACCGGGAGCTGCTCCTTTCAGAGCTCCTGGGCCGGCGGGCACCTGCCGCGGCACGACTCGGCCTCGCTTACCATGTGCATGACCTCATTGGGGCCCAGCTGGTGGACTG TGTCTCCACCACTTCTGGAACCCTCCTCCGCCTGCCAGAGACATGA